One genomic region from Gottschalkia purinilytica encodes:
- a CDS encoding TIGR00730 family Rossman fold protein, whose product MKKICVYCGSNPGSRPEYKEYAKLLGKELASNQIELVYGGSCIGLMGEVANEVLKHNGKVTGVMPKGLFLGEVVHKNLTKLIEVENMHQRKQTMAELSDGFITLPGGLGTFEELFEILSWAQIGIHKKPIGLLNISNFFDPLISMLKNAANEGFMSKSNLQLISISKNPSELIEKMRVYSPPKMESKWKDLDNK is encoded by the coding sequence ATGAAAAAAATATGTGTATATTGTGGTTCCAATCCTGGATCACGTCCAGAATATAAAGAATATGCTAAGTTACTTGGAAAAGAACTAGCTAGTAATCAGATCGAACTAGTATACGGTGGTTCATGTATAGGGCTAATGGGAGAAGTAGCAAATGAAGTCCTAAAACACAATGGAAAAGTAACTGGAGTTATGCCTAAAGGACTTTTTTTAGGAGAAGTTGTTCATAAAAATTTAACTAAATTAATTGAAGTTGAAAATATGCACCAAAGAAAACAGACGATGGCAGAACTTTCTGATGGCTTCATAACCTTACCTGGAGGATTAGGAACTTTTGAAGAACTATTTGAAATACTTAGTTGGGCTCAAATAGGTATTCATAAAAAGCCTATTGGTTTATTAAATATATCAAATTTCTTTGATCCTCTAATATCTATGTTAAAAAATGCAGCTAATGAAGGTTTCATGAGTAAGTCAAATCTTCAACTTATCTCAATTTCGAAAAATCCTTCTGAATTGATTGAAAAGATGAGAGTCTATTCACCACCTAAAATGGAAAGTAAGTGGAAAGATCTAGATAACAAATAA
- a CDS encoding ABC transporter permease gives MKKRYLFLALIILSLASIFIGVKEISFLDILNLDEEKTRIVLISRLPRLISIIVAGVSMSISGLIMQQISRNKFVSPTTAGTIDCAKLGMLVSLIVFSSASSLKKMMIAFAFSLVGTFLFMRIIKKIKFKNVIFIPLVGIMLGNIIDSITTFFAYKYDMIQNISSWLQGNFSMIIKGRYELLYFSIPLVIIAFLYANKFTVAGMGEDFSKNLGLNYNSIVNLGLIIVALVSALLIITVGKIPFLDLIIPNIVTIYQGDNLKNSILHTALLGAVFLLACDILGRIIIYPYEISIGLTVGIIGSGIFLYLLIRRKAHEA, from the coding sequence ATGAAAAAACGATATTTATTTTTAGCATTAATTATCTTATCGTTAGCCTCAATATTCATTGGAGTGAAGGAAATAAGCTTCTTAGATATATTAAATCTTGATGAAGAAAAAACTAGAATAGTACTTATAAGTAGGCTTCCTCGTTTGATTAGTATTATTGTAGCAGGAGTTAGTATGAGTATAAGTGGACTTATTATGCAGCAGATAAGTCGTAATAAATTTGTATCACCAACTACAGCGGGAACTATAGACTGTGCTAAGTTAGGGATGTTAGTTTCTCTAATAGTATTTTCATCAGCCAGTTCTCTTAAAAAGATGATGATTGCATTTGCTTTTTCACTAGTGGGTACATTTTTATTTATGAGAATTATAAAAAAGATAAAGTTTAAAAATGTAATTTTTATTCCACTTGTAGGTATAATGCTTGGAAATATTATAGACTCAATTACAACTTTTTTCGCATACAAGTATGATATGATACAAAACATCTCTTCTTGGCTACAAGGAAACTTTTCCATGATTATTAAAGGACGTTATGAGCTTTTATATTTTAGTATTCCTCTTGTAATAATAGCTTTTCTATATGCTAATAAGTTTACAGTTGCAGGTATGGGCGAGGACTTTTCTAAAAATCTAGGGCTAAATTACAATAGCATTGTAAATTTAGGACTCATTATTGTAGCTCTAGTGTCAGCATTACTCATAATTACAGTAGGTAAGATACCATTTTTAGATCTTATAATTCCTAATATAGTTACAATATATCAAGGTGATAACTTAAAAAATAGTATTTTGCATACAGCTTTACTAGGAGCAGTATTTCTTTTAGCTTGTGACATACTAGGACGTATTATTATATATCCTTATGAGATTTCAATAGGTCTTACAGTTGGCATAATAGGAAGCGGCATATTTCTTTATTTGCTAATTAGGAGGAAAGCACATGAAGCATAG
- a CDS encoding zinc-dependent alcohol dehydrogenase: MKAIVYEGVKNVKVKDVKDPTIQRHDDIIVKVTSTAICGSDLHLIHGFIPNLPKGFILGHETMGIVEEVGKGVTNLKKGDRVIVPFPVSCGHCWYCEHDLWSQCDNSNPNGESAGIFGYSNTFGGYDGGQAEYLRVPYANVGPTVIPEELTDEQVLFLTDILPTSLWGVDIANVKSGDTVVVLGCGPVGLLAQKWAIYKGARRVIAVDYVDYRLDHARVHNQVEVVNFQEHDNTGEYLKEITNGGADAVIDCVGMDGKMSTIEKIESLLKIQGGSKSAIEIATQAVRKGGTASLVGVYGAKYNAFPLGDFFSRNITLKMGQCPAHSYVEPILKLIKQGKFDARDIITHKLSISEGERAYEIFDKKEDNCIKVILKP, translated from the coding sequence ATGAAAGCTATAGTTTATGAAGGTGTAAAGAATGTAAAAGTAAAGGATGTAAAAGATCCAACAATACAAAGACATGATGACATAATAGTAAAAGTTACATCAACGGCTATTTGTGGTTCTGATCTACACTTGATTCATGGTTTTATCCCAAATTTACCCAAAGGGTTCATACTAGGTCATGAGACAATGGGAATAGTAGAAGAAGTGGGAAAAGGAGTAACAAATTTAAAAAAGGGTGATAGAGTTATTGTACCTTTTCCTGTCTCTTGTGGTCACTGCTGGTATTGTGAGCATGATTTATGGAGCCAATGTGATAATTCTAATCCTAATGGAGAATCAGCTGGTATATTTGGCTATAGTAATACCTTTGGTGGATATGATGGTGGTCAGGCAGAATATCTGAGAGTTCCATATGCTAATGTAGGTCCAACAGTTATTCCAGAGGAGTTAACTGATGAACAGGTACTATTTTTAACAGATATCCTTCCTACTTCATTGTGGGGAGTAGATATTGCTAATGTAAAATCTGGAGATACTGTTGTGGTATTAGGGTGCGGACCTGTTGGACTATTGGCTCAGAAATGGGCTATATATAAAGGGGCAAGACGAGTGATAGCTGTAGACTATGTAGATTATAGACTTGATCATGCAAGAGTTCATAATCAAGTTGAAGTAGTGAATTTTCAAGAACATGATAATACTGGGGAATATCTAAAAGAAATAACTAATGGTGGTGCAGATGCTGTTATAGATTGTGTTGGTATGGATGGAAAGATGTCAACTATAGAGAAAATTGAGAGCTTATTGAAAATTCAAGGTGGCTCAAAATCAGCTATTGAAATTGCTACCCAAGCTGTAAGAAAAGGTGGAACAGCATCATTGGTAGGAGTTTATGGAGCAAAGTATAATGCTTTTCCATTAGGAGATTTCTTTTCTAGAAATATTACTTTAAAAATGGGTCAATGCCCTGCACATTCCTATGTTGAACCGATCTTAAAGTTAATTAAACAAGGGAAATTTGATGCAAGAGATATAATTACACATAAGCTATCTATTAGTGAAGGAGAACGTGCCTATGAGATTTTTGATAAGAAAGAGGATAACTGTATAAAGGTAATACTAAAGCCTTAA
- a CDS encoding LysR family transcriptional regulator, with product MHINLELYRIFYITAKLGSISKAAKELFTSQPAVSQSIKLLEKKLGGQLFYRNPKGVSLTTEGEVLFKYIEQGYGLIQTAERKFWEIKNLKLGQVRIGVSDTLCKYYLIPYLEKYNKTFPDIKIYVANYSTYKIIDLLESGEVDLGILNLPVDKKDTLDIVETLKIQDCFVVGEKYKNIAKNPISIEDLSNYPIILLEEESNSRNFINNYFESHGVSVSPEIELGTIDLLVEFAKIGLGVSCVVKDFIKEELEQQQLYEITVKETIPKRSIGIATVKGFPISTAAERFIEFIKE from the coding sequence ATGCATATTAATCTTGAACTTTATAGAATCTTTTATATTACTGCTAAATTAGGGAGTATATCTAAAGCGGCAAAAGAGCTTTTTACATCACAACCGGCAGTCAGTCAGTCTATTAAGCTATTAGAGAAAAAGCTTGGAGGTCAATTATTTTATAGAAATCCAAAGGGAGTGTCTCTTACCACAGAAGGTGAAGTACTATTTAAGTATATAGAACAAGGATATGGGCTTATACAAACAGCTGAAAGGAAGTTTTGGGAGATCAAGAATCTTAAATTAGGTCAAGTAAGAATTGGAGTAAGTGATACTTTATGCAAATATTATCTTATTCCTTATCTTGAGAAATATAATAAAACATTTCCTGATATAAAAATCTATGTTGCAAACTATTCAACCTATAAAATTATTGATTTATTAGAATCAGGTGAAGTAGACTTAGGAATTTTAAATTTACCTGTAGATAAAAAGGATACACTTGATATTGTTGAAACATTAAAAATACAGGATTGTTTTGTTGTAGGAGAGAAATATAAGAATATTGCTAAGAATCCAATATCAATAGAAGATCTAAGTAATTATCCTATTATATTATTAGAAGAAGAAAGTAATTCACGTAACTTTATTAACAATTATTTTGAATCACATGGAGTATCAGTATCTCCAGAAATAGAATTAGGAACCATAGATCTTCTAGTGGAATTTGCCAAGATTGGATTAGGAGTTTCTTGTGTAGTAAAGGATTTTATCAAAGAAGAATTAGAACAACAACAGTTATATGAAATAACTGTTAAAGAAACAATTCCTAAAAGAAGTATAGGGATTGCTACTGTAAAGGGATTTCCAATCTCTACAGCGGCAGAAAGATTTATTGAATTTATTAAAGAATAG
- a CDS encoding iron chelate uptake ABC transporter family permease subunit, with the protein MKHRKKIFFLAILALIFIALFIFLGINKGNWDYALPKRSLKVLGIVLIGGSIAFSSIIFQTITNNRILTPSVLGLDWLYMFIQTFIVFLLGSTNIIVMNDNINFILSVGLMIIFSILLYKMLFKKEQKDIFFLLLVGLIFGTLFQSTSSFIQMLIDPNEFLVIQDKMFASFNNINTEILTISIITIILVIAYIYKYIKVFDVMSLGKEQAINLGVDYEKIAKRILIVVAILVSVSTALVGPITFLGILVVNLAYEFLKTYKHKYLIIGSILISIIALVGGQLIIERFINFDTTISVIINFVGGLYFIHLLLKEKNA; encoded by the coding sequence ATGAAGCATAGAAAGAAGATATTTTTTCTTGCAATTTTAGCATTAATATTTATAGCACTATTTATATTTTTAGGAATAAATAAAGGCAATTGGGATTATGCACTACCTAAACGTTCTTTGAAGGTACTTGGGATTGTTTTGATAGGAGGATCTATAGCTTTTTCTTCAATAATATTTCAAACCATTACTAATAACCGAATATTAACACCTAGTGTACTAGGATTAGATTGGTTATATATGTTTATACAGACATTTATAGTTTTCTTACTTGGTTCTACAAACATAATAGTCATGAATGACAATATTAACTTTATTTTATCTGTTGGACTTATGATAATATTTTCGATTCTTTTATATAAGATGTTATTTAAGAAAGAACAGAAAGATATTTTCTTCTTGTTATTAGTAGGATTAATATTTGGAACTTTATTTCAAAGTACATCGTCTTTTATACAGATGTTAATTGACCCTAATGAGTTTTTAGTTATACAAGATAAGATGTTTGCTAGTTTTAATAATATAAATACGGAAATTTTAACTATATCAATTATAACCATTATTTTAGTAATTGCTTATATCTATAAATATATTAAAGTTTTTGATGTTATGTCTCTAGGAAAGGAACAAGCTATAAATCTAGGAGTAGATTATGAAAAAATTGCAAAGAGAATACTTATTGTCGTTGCTATACTTGTATCAGTTTCTACAGCTTTAGTAGGACCAATAACATTTCTAGGAATACTTGTAGTTAACCTTGCTTATGAGTTCTTAAAAACATATAAACATAAATATCTAATTATAGGATCTATTTTAATAAGCATAATTGCATTAGTTGGAGGACAGTTGATTATTGAAAGGTTTATAAACTTTGATACAACTATAAGTGTAATTATAAATTTTGTTGGTGGACTTTATTTTATACATCTGCTATTAAAGGAGAAGAACGCATGA
- a CDS encoding helix-turn-helix domain-containing protein — protein MEKFFLCTHIPIKAFNFDGTLIHSVGYNGDLDEIFLNNDIYEKTTHEIFNKKNNPVVTISCFDNIHFTACYICPNNINRGIFIIGPYTSNKVNPTGILYKPKCCIPHLISLLDDIAKSSNYVKRKQNINNMPYSLYVKKALDYIDARHSEPITLEDISKYLNINKCYFCSILKKETGKTFSQTLNEIRVYHSKRLLLETNLSILDIALSVGFNNQNYYSIVFKKLTNKTPVEFRNSERDEY, from the coding sequence ATGGAAAAGTTTTTTTTATGCACTCACATTCCAATTAAAGCTTTTAATTTTGATGGAACTCTTATTCATTCTGTAGGATATAATGGAGATTTAGATGAGATATTTCTTAACAATGATATTTATGAAAAGACTACACATGAAATATTTAACAAAAAGAATAATCCTGTAGTAACAATATCTTGCTTTGACAATATCCATTTTACAGCTTGTTATATCTGTCCTAATAATATTAATAGAGGTATATTTATTATAGGTCCTTACACATCGAATAAAGTAAATCCTACAGGTATTTTGTACAAGCCTAAGTGCTGTATTCCTCATTTAATTTCATTACTTGATGACATAGCAAAAAGTAGTAATTATGTAAAGAGAAAACAAAATATTAATAACATGCCTTATAGCTTATATGTAAAAAAAGCCCTAGATTATATTGATGCCAGGCATAGTGAACCAATAACATTAGAAGATATTTCAAAATATCTTAATATTAATAAGTGTTATTTTTGCAGTATATTAAAGAAAGAAACTGGTAAAACATTTTCTCAAACTTTAAATGAAATTAGAGTATACCATAGTAAAAGGCTATTATTAGAAACAAACTTATCTATATTGGATATAGCTCTTTCAGTTGGATTTAATAATCAAAATTATTATAGTATAGTTTTTAAGAAACTCACTAACAAGACACCTGTAGAATTTAGAAATAGTGAACGTGATGAGTATTAA
- a CDS encoding bis-aminopropyl spermidine synthase family protein yields MVDYLQEINKNVNIEEGKQAIENILLNIYFKEGISTKELARNNLLPIPVISAIKKEFIKYRLLVQDRGVRLTKEGRHFIENELGFRGVNKALYTKLLTEPWNDHKEVNEIKEELKEIFMNRPEVDVIIDQSKCTLDTALKRAILCLKNHVLIGKKILCVGDDDLVSIALGFLLKKLSVNMKNCNTTISVMDIDKRFLNYIRNISEEKDLPIKCEYVDFRKPLPKNFKKQYDCFFTDPPYTLQGMNLFLSRGIEALKDQSGLPIFFSYAHKSPDFELNMQEYFVDAGLTVSEMMTRFNNYEGAGIIGSTGQMIVLKTTSRSRTLIEDSYEGVLYTGELKRTIRSYKCKNCGGIIKVGASEKIKTIEDLKVQGCNKCKNKVFQLLEKSKI; encoded by the coding sequence ATGGTAGATTATCTACAAGAAATAAATAAGAATGTAAATATAGAAGAAGGAAAGCAGGCAATAGAAAATATATTACTAAACATATACTTTAAAGAAGGAATTTCCACTAAAGAGTTAGCTAGAAATAATCTTTTACCTATTCCTGTGATTTCAGCTATAAAAAAAGAATTTATTAAATATAGACTATTAGTTCAAGACAGAGGAGTAAGACTCACAAAAGAAGGAAGACACTTTATAGAAAATGAGTTAGGATTCCGTGGAGTAAACAAAGCTTTATATACCAAACTATTAACAGAACCATGGAATGATCATAAAGAAGTTAATGAAATAAAAGAAGAATTGAAAGAAATATTTATGAATCGTCCTGAAGTAGATGTGATTATAGATCAATCAAAATGTACATTAGATACAGCTTTAAAAAGAGCAATATTATGTCTAAAAAATCATGTATTAATAGGAAAGAAGATTCTATGTGTAGGAGATGACGACTTAGTAAGTATAGCTTTAGGCTTTTTGTTGAAAAAGCTATCTGTTAATATGAAGAACTGTAATACAACAATCTCTGTAATGGATATTGATAAGAGATTTCTTAACTATATAAGAAATATATCTGAAGAAAAAGATCTTCCTATCAAATGTGAATATGTAGATTTTAGAAAACCATTACCAAAGAATTTTAAAAAGCAATATGATTGTTTCTTTACTGATCCACCATATACTCTTCAAGGAATGAATTTGTTTCTTTCAAGAGGAATAGAAGCTTTAAAAGATCAAAGTGGTCTTCCTATATTTTTCTCTTATGCACACAAGTCACCAGACTTTGAACTTAATATGCAAGAGTATTTCGTAGATGCAGGACTTACAGTTTCGGAAATGATGACTAGATTTAATAATTATGAAGGAGCTGGAATAATAGGAAGTACAGGTCAGATGATAGTTCTAAAAACTACTAGTAGAAGTAGAACCCTAATAGAAGATTCTTATGAAGGAGTACTTTATACAGGTGAACTAAAAAGAACGATTCGTTCTTATAAATGTAAAAACTGTGGTGGAATTATCAAAGTCGGTGCTTCTGAAAAAATTAAAACTATAGAAGATCTAAAAGTACAGGGATGTAATAAGTGTAAAAACAAAGTATTTCAATTACTTGAAAAAAGTAAGATTTGA